A region of Bradyrhizobium sp. SZCCHNS1050 DNA encodes the following proteins:
- a CDS encoding Tim44 domain-containing protein, with protein sequence MQRKSGLLKAMAVALSLALPTVLAVSAADARIGGGSSSGSRGTRTFSAPPPTATAPGSASQFNRTITQPGQPGGFNTAAPSRGGLFGGRAGGLLGGLAAGFLGAGLFGMLFGGGLFSGLGGFASIIGLILQVLLVVFLVRMGMAWWQRRNQPAYAAGPAPTPTDGQPSLRSGLSGLGGFGGFGGGSNTPPLQILPADYEAFERLLGEIQSAWSNEDVGRLRLLSTPEMASYFERDLEQNQARGVVNKVSAVKLLQGDLAEAWRENGADYATVAMRFTLADKTIERASGRVVDGSDQPQEVTEIWTFLRHAGADWQLSGIQQVS encoded by the coding sequence ATGCAGCGCAAAAGCGGCCTCCTCAAGGCGATGGCCGTGGCCCTTTCACTGGCGCTGCCGACGGTGCTCGCCGTCTCGGCGGCCGACGCCCGGATCGGCGGCGGCTCCAGCTCGGGCTCCCGCGGCACGCGTACCTTCTCCGCGCCGCCTCCGACCGCCACCGCGCCGGGATCGGCGTCGCAGTTCAACCGCACCATCACCCAGCCGGGCCAGCCCGGCGGCTTCAACACGGCTGCGCCCTCCCGCGGCGGGCTGTTCGGCGGTCGCGCCGGTGGCCTGCTGGGCGGCCTCGCTGCCGGCTTCCTCGGCGCCGGCCTGTTCGGCATGCTGTTCGGCGGCGGGTTGTTCTCCGGGCTGGGCGGCTTCGCTTCGATCATCGGCCTGATCCTCCAGGTCCTGCTGGTGGTGTTCCTGGTGCGCATGGGGATGGCCTGGTGGCAGCGCCGCAACCAGCCGGCCTATGCCGCCGGCCCGGCGCCGACGCCCACCGACGGCCAGCCGAGCTTGCGGTCGGGCCTCAGCGGCCTTGGTGGTTTCGGCGGCTTCGGCGGTGGCAGCAACACGCCGCCGCTGCAGATCCTGCCGGCCGACTACGAGGCGTTCGAGCGGCTGCTCGGCGAGATCCAGTCCGCCTGGTCGAACGAGGATGTCGGCCGCCTGCGGCTGCTGTCGACGCCCGAGATGGCCTCGTATTTCGAGCGCGATCTCGAGCAGAACCAGGCCCGCGGTGTGGTCAACAAGGTCAGTGCCGTGAAGCTGCTGCAGGGTGACCTCGCCGAAGCCTGGCGCGAGAATGGCGCCGACTATGCCACGGTCGCGATGCGCTTCACCTTGGCCGACAAGACCATCGAGCGCGCCTCGGGCCGCGTGGTCGACGGCTCCGACCAGCCGCAGGAGGTCACGGAGATCTGGACCTTCCTGCGCCACGCCGGCGCCGATTGGCAGCTGTCGGGAATCCAGCAGGTCAGCTGA
- a CDS encoding glutathione S-transferase has product MRYELYYWPMIQGRGEYVRLALEEAGAAYRDVVREDGIGTMTAMMEAVSDTPPFAPPFLRAGRRVIGQTANILLFLGPRHGLAPKAEAGQSWLHQLQLTISDFVVEIHDTHHPLGPTLYYEDQRAPARKRAAEFWNERVPKFLGYFERLLANSGGTYVTGRRLTYVDLSLFQIVAGLRYAFPHRMTAFERNIPGLVALHDRVAARPNISAYLASDRRIPFNEDGIFRHYKALDA; this is encoded by the coding sequence ATGCGTTATGAGCTGTATTACTGGCCGATGATCCAGGGCAGGGGCGAATATGTGCGGCTCGCGCTGGAGGAGGCGGGCGCCGCCTATCGCGACGTCGTGCGCGAGGACGGCATCGGTACGATGACGGCGATGATGGAGGCGGTCAGCGACACGCCGCCCTTCGCGCCGCCGTTCTTGAGAGCGGGCCGCCGCGTCATCGGCCAGACCGCCAACATCCTGCTGTTCCTCGGCCCCCGCCATGGCCTCGCCCCGAAGGCCGAGGCGGGGCAATCCTGGCTGCATCAGCTGCAACTGACGATCTCCGACTTCGTCGTCGAGATCCACGACACCCACCATCCGCTCGGGCCGACGCTGTACTACGAGGACCAGCGCGCGCCGGCCAGGAAGCGCGCCGCCGAGTTCTGGAACGAGCGGGTACCGAAATTCCTCGGCTATTTCGAACGGCTCCTGGCGAACAGCGGCGGCACCTATGTCACGGGGCGCCGGCTCACTTACGTCGACCTGTCGCTGTTCCAGATCGTCGCCGGACTGCGCTACGCGTTTCCCCACCGCATGACGGCATTCGAGCGCAACATTCCCGGCCTCGTCGCGCTGCACGACCGCGTCGCCGCCAGGCCGAACATCTCGGCCTATCTGGCCAGCGACCGCCGCATCCCCTTCAATGAAGACGGCATCTTCCGCCACTACAAGGCGCTGGATGCGTGA